A section of the Pimelobacter simplex genome encodes:
- the ftsR gene encoding transcriptional regulator FtsR codes for MPAAVARGEREPLLNIGQVLDRLRADFEDISIPKIRFLESEGLVKPERTPAGYRKFSEADIARLRYILRMQRDHYLPLKVIGEHLDALDRGLEPPAPEPVVPTVPKVALGSDGLPAPESFRRTDRLRLSRKELIKVAEIDEDLLGQLEAYALIAPSATGHYDTDALVIAETARELADFGIEPRHLRAFRTAADREIGLIQQVVAPRRGRDAGAAARAEEAVSEIAALSVRLHATLVKAGLRQL; via the coding sequence ATGCCCGCTGCGGTCGCTCGGGGCGAGCGCGAACCGCTGCTCAACATCGGGCAGGTCCTCGATCGGCTGCGTGCCGACTTCGAGGACATCAGCATCCCCAAGATCCGGTTCCTCGAGTCCGAGGGCCTGGTCAAGCCGGAGCGCACGCCCGCCGGCTACCGGAAGTTCTCCGAGGCCGACATCGCCCGGCTGCGCTACATCCTGCGGATGCAGCGCGACCACTACCTGCCGCTCAAGGTGATCGGCGAGCACCTCGACGCCCTCGACCGCGGGCTCGAGCCGCCCGCCCCCGAGCCCGTCGTACCGACGGTGCCCAAGGTCGCCCTGGGCTCCGACGGCCTGCCCGCCCCCGAGTCGTTCCGTCGTACCGACCGGTTGCGGCTCTCGCGCAAGGAGCTGATCAAGGTGGCCGAGATCGACGAGGACCTCCTCGGGCAGCTCGAGGCCTACGCCCTGATCGCCCCGTCCGCGACGGGGCACTACGACACCGACGCCCTGGTCATCGCCGAGACCGCCCGCGAGCTCGCCGACTTCGGCATCGAGCCGCGCCACCTGCGCGCCTTCCGCACCGCCGCGGACCGCGAGATCGGCCTCATCCAGCAGGTCGTCGCTCCGCGCCGTGGTCGCGACGCCGGCGCCGCCGCGCGCGCCGAGGAGGCGGTCAGCGAGATCGCCGCGCTCTCGGTCCGCCTGCACGCCACGCTGGTCAAGGCCGGTCTGCGCCAGCTCTGA
- a CDS encoding MerR family transcriptional regulator: MNEQQPEKVGQDTAAATAVAEEQGLLFTDDVSPLPSDQGYRGPTACNAAGITYRQLDYWARTGLIEPSVRGAKGSGSQRLYSFRDILILKIIKRLLDAGISLQQIRTAVGHLRERGTDDLTQVTLMSDGASVYECTSNDEVIDLLQGGQGVFGIAIGGVWREIEGTLAQLPSESAAEAGTPDEAGHAGDELAARRAARNVG, encoded by the coding sequence GTGAACGAGCAGCAGCCCGAGAAGGTCGGTCAGGACACGGCTGCGGCGACCGCCGTCGCGGAGGAGCAGGGTCTGCTCTTCACCGATGACGTCTCCCCGCTTCCCAGCGACCAGGGCTACCGCGGCCCGACCGCGTGCAACGCCGCGGGGATCACCTACCGCCAGCTCGACTACTGGGCCCGTACCGGCCTGATCGAGCCCAGCGTGCGCGGGGCCAAGGGCTCCGGCTCGCAGCGCCTCTACAGCTTCCGCGACATCCTGATCCTCAAGATCATCAAGCGGCTCCTCGACGCGGGCATCTCGCTCCAGCAGATCCGCACCGCCGTGGGCCACCTGCGTGAGCGCGGCACCGACGACCTCACCCAGGTCACCCTGATGAGCGACGGCGCCTCGGTCTACGAGTGCACCAGCAACGACGAGGTCATCGACCTGCTCCAGGGCGGTCAGGGTGTCTTCGGCATCGCCATCGGTGGCGTGTGGCGCGAGATCGAGGGCACGCTGGCGCAGCTGCCGAGTGAGTCCGCCGCCGAGGCCGGTACGCCGGACGAGGCCGGCCACGCCGGCGACGAGCTCGCCGCGCGGCGCGCTGCCCGCAACGTGGGGTAA
- a CDS encoding beta-ketoacyl-ACP reductase encodes MNSPRSVLVTGGNRGIGRAIAEAFVAAGDKVAVTTRSGGAPEGALELKADITDPAAVEAAFAAAEEAHGPVEILVANAGITKDTLLLRMSQDDWDTVIDTNLTGSFRLAKRASKSMLRQKKGRIIFISSVVGLLGSPGQVNYAASKAGLVGMARSLARELGPRSITANVVAPGYVDTDMTAVLTDEQKEGIRAQVPLGRYADPAEVAGAVLWLASPQAAYVTGAVIPVDGGLGMGH; translated from the coding sequence GTGAACTCTCCACGCTCTGTGCTCGTCACCGGCGGCAACCGCGGCATCGGCCGCGCGATCGCCGAGGCCTTCGTCGCCGCAGGCGACAAGGTCGCCGTCACCACCCGGAGCGGGGGAGCGCCCGAGGGCGCCCTCGAGCTCAAGGCCGACATCACCGACCCGGCCGCGGTCGAGGCGGCGTTCGCCGCCGCCGAGGAGGCGCACGGGCCGGTCGAGATCCTCGTGGCCAATGCCGGCATCACCAAGGACACCCTGCTCCTGCGCATGTCCCAGGACGACTGGGACACGGTGATCGACACCAACCTGACCGGCTCCTTCCGCCTGGCCAAGCGCGCCTCCAAGAGCATGCTGCGCCAGAAGAAGGGCCGGATCATCTTCATCTCCAGCGTGGTGGGCCTGCTCGGCTCGCCGGGCCAGGTCAACTACGCCGCCTCCAAGGCGGGCCTGGTCGGTATGGCGCGCTCGCTGGCGCGTGAGCTCGGCCCGCGCTCGATCACGGCCAACGTCGTCGCCCCCGGGTACGTCGACACGGACATGACGGCCGTGCTCACCGACGAGCAGAAGGAAGGCATCCGCGCCCAGGTCCCCCTGGGCCGGTACGCCGACCCGGCCGAGGTGGCCGGAGCGGTCCTGTGGCTCGCGAGCCCGCAGGCGGCGTACGTGACCGGCGCCGTGATCCCGGTCGACGGCGGACTCGGAATGGGGCACTGA
- the gcvP gene encoding aminomethyl-transferring glycine dehydrogenase, giving the protein MSAPFVHRHIGPDDAQVEAMLDRLGYASLEALMEAAVPKSIRSTDPLGLPDAVDEETAAAELRALAGANVPGEAMIGLGYHATVTPAVIRRNVLEDPSWYTAYTPYQPEISQGRLEALINFQTMVADLAGLHTAGSSLLDEGTAAAEAVALAFRANRKASGPFVVDADALPQTIDVVRTRAEGIGIEILVADLSEGLPEGEVSGVLVQYPGASGRIGDIKPVIDAVHERGGLAVVAADLLALTLLEAPGALGADVVVGSAQRFGVPLFYGGPHAGFMAVREGLERQLPGRLVGVSVDAEGRPAYRLALQTREQHIRRDKATSNICTAQVLLAVTAGMYAVYHGPAGLKDIAAGIHALTRRAAASLGAAGIEVVNESFFDTLTVRVPGRADEVVAAARAAGLHLRPVDADTVAIAFGETAGEGVLTAVLAAFGVTEVSAAGEAGLPEDLERTTDYLTHPVFNTHHNETSMLRYVTRLANRDYALDRGMIPLGSCTMKLNATTEMEPISLAGFANLHPFVPGADADGYRRLIEQLEGWLAEVTGYDRVSIQPNAGAQGEFAGMLAIRNYHRANGQDQRDVCLIPSSAHGTNPASAVMAGMRVVVVKAEDDGTVDLADLRAKCEQHADTLAAIMVTYPSTHGVYEETITDLCDIVHEHGGQVYVDGANFNALLGFAQPGKFGGDVSHLNLHKTFCIPHGGGGPGVGPVAVRAHLAPYLPTHPLHPDAERREGTGAISAAPFGSAGILPISWAYIRMMGGAGLTRATAVAVLSANYVATRLGEHYPVLYRGESGLVAHECILDLREITKDTGVSVDDVAKRLIDYGFHAPTMSFPVAGTLMVEPTESEDLAEIDRFCDAMIAIKGEIDQVGAGEWAVDASPLHHAPHTTRALVGEWDRAYSREVAVFPAGHSVDKYWPPVARIDQAYGDRNLVCACPPMDAYAE; this is encoded by the coding sequence ATGAGCGCACCCTTCGTCCACCGTCACATCGGCCCCGACGACGCCCAGGTCGAGGCGATGCTCGACCGCCTCGGCTACGCCTCGCTCGAGGCCCTGATGGAAGCCGCCGTCCCGAAGTCGATCCGCTCCACCGACCCGCTCGGCCTGCCCGACGCGGTCGACGAGGAGACCGCCGCGGCCGAGCTGCGCGCGCTGGCCGGGGCCAACGTGCCTGGTGAGGCGATGATCGGCCTGGGCTACCACGCGACCGTGACGCCGGCGGTGATCCGCCGCAACGTGCTCGAGGACCCGAGCTGGTACACCGCCTACACGCCGTACCAGCCGGAGATCTCCCAGGGCCGGCTCGAGGCCCTCATCAACTTCCAGACCATGGTCGCGGACCTGGCCGGCCTGCACACCGCGGGCTCCTCGCTCCTCGACGAGGGCACCGCCGCCGCCGAGGCGGTCGCGCTGGCCTTCCGGGCCAACCGCAAGGCGAGCGGCCCGTTCGTCGTCGACGCCGACGCGCTGCCCCAGACCATCGACGTCGTGCGCACCCGCGCCGAGGGCATCGGCATCGAGATCCTCGTGGCCGACCTCAGCGAGGGCCTGCCCGAGGGCGAGGTCTCCGGCGTGCTCGTGCAGTACCCCGGCGCCTCCGGCCGGATCGGCGACATCAAGCCGGTCATCGACGCGGTCCACGAGCGCGGCGGCCTGGCCGTCGTCGCCGCCGACCTGCTCGCGCTCACCCTGCTCGAGGCGCCCGGCGCGCTCGGCGCCGACGTCGTGGTCGGCTCGGCCCAGCGCTTCGGCGTCCCGCTGTTCTACGGCGGCCCGCACGCCGGCTTCATGGCCGTGCGCGAGGGCCTCGAGCGCCAGCTCCCCGGTCGCCTCGTGGGCGTCTCGGTCGACGCCGAGGGCCGCCCGGCCTACCGGCTCGCGCTCCAGACCCGCGAGCAGCACATCCGCCGCGACAAGGCGACGTCCAACATCTGCACCGCGCAGGTGCTGCTCGCCGTCACCGCCGGCATGTACGCCGTCTACCACGGTCCCGCCGGCCTCAAGGACATCGCGGCCGGCATCCACGCCCTGACCCGCCGCGCCGCCGCGTCCCTCGGCGCGGCCGGCATCGAGGTCGTCAACGAGAGCTTCTTCGACACCCTCACCGTCCGGGTCCCCGGGCGCGCGGACGAGGTCGTCGCCGCGGCCCGTGCCGCCGGGCTGCACCTGCGTCCGGTCGACGCCGACACCGTCGCCATCGCGTTCGGCGAGACCGCCGGCGAGGGCGTGCTGACCGCGGTGCTGGCCGCGTTCGGCGTCACCGAGGTCTCCGCCGCGGGCGAGGCCGGTCTGCCCGAGGACCTCGAGCGCACCACCGACTACCTGACCCACCCCGTCTTCAACACCCACCACAACGAGACCTCGATGCTGCGCTACGTCACGCGGCTCGCGAATCGTGACTACGCGCTCGACCGCGGCATGATCCCGCTCGGCTCGTGCACGATGAAGCTCAACGCCACCACCGAGATGGAGCCCATCTCGCTGGCCGGCTTCGCCAACCTGCACCCGTTCGTGCCGGGCGCCGACGCCGACGGCTACCGCCGGCTGATCGAGCAGCTCGAGGGCTGGCTGGCCGAGGTCACCGGCTACGACCGGGTCTCGATCCAGCCCAACGCGGGTGCCCAGGGCGAGTTCGCGGGCATGCTCGCGATCCGCAACTACCACCGGGCCAACGGCCAGGACCAGCGCGACGTCTGCCTGATCCCGTCCTCGGCCCACGGCACCAACCCGGCCTCCGCGGTGATGGCCGGCATGCGCGTGGTCGTCGTCAAGGCCGAGGACGACGGCACCGTCGACCTCGCCGACCTGCGCGCCAAGTGCGAGCAGCACGCCGACACGCTCGCCGCGATCATGGTCACCTACCCCTCGACGCACGGCGTCTACGAGGAGACCATCACCGACCTGTGCGACATCGTCCACGAGCACGGCGGCCAGGTGTACGTCGACGGCGCCAACTTCAACGCCCTGCTCGGGTTCGCCCAGCCCGGCAAGTTCGGCGGCGACGTCTCGCACCTCAACCTGCACAAGACGTTCTGCATCCCGCACGGCGGCGGCGGTCCGGGCGTGGGCCCGGTCGCGGTGCGCGCCCACCTGGCGCCGTACCTGCCCACGCACCCGCTGCACCCCGACGCCGAGCGTCGCGAGGGCACCGGCGCGATCAGCGCGGCGCCGTTCGGCTCCGCCGGCATCCTGCCGATCTCGTGGGCCTACATCCGGATGATGGGCGGCGCGGGCCTGACCCGGGCCACCGCCGTCGCGGTGCTCTCGGCCAACTACGTCGCGACCCGCCTCGGCGAGCACTACCCGGTGCTCTACCGCGGCGAGTCCGGGCTGGTCGCCCACGAGTGCATCCTCGACCTGCGCGAGATCACCAAGGACACGGGCGTCTCGGTCGACGACGTCGCCAAGCGGCTCATCGACTACGGCTTCCACGCCCCGACCATGTCGTTCCCGGTCGCCGGCACGCTCATGGTCGAGCCGACCGAGTCCGAGGACCTCGCCGAGATCGACCGGTTCTGCGACGCGATGATCGCGATCAAGGGCGAGATCGATCAGGTCGGCGCGGGGGAGTGGGCCGTCGACGCCTCGCCGCTCCACCACGCCCCGCACACCACCCGCGCGCTCGTCGGCGAGTGGGACCGCGCCTACTCACGCGAGGTCGCGGTCTTCCCGGCCGGCCACTCCGTCGACAAGTACTGGCCGCCGGTGGCCCGCATCGACCAGGCCTACGGTGACCGCAACCTGGTCTGCGCGTGCCCGCCGATGGACGCCTACGCCGAGTGA
- a CDS encoding YwaF family protein, whose protein sequence is MEQYGPTHLVPLAIFAAGLVGAFLLGRREAAAGLPGPSRFSRTCALLIPAVTVPFQVIDLVANFDIDVTLPLHLCDLAWIAATWALWTHHPFPVTLTYFWGLTLTIQGVLTPSLNEDLPHPRYFAFWALHLLIVWAAVYLVLGLRKAPRWRDYRAAVATTLGWAVATYVFNVVADTNYGYLVRKPATSILDLLGPWPWYVLEEIGIVVVVWALLTLGAQRLARE, encoded by the coding sequence GTGGAGCAGTACGGGCCCACCCACCTGGTGCCGCTGGCGATCTTCGCCGCCGGCCTGGTCGGCGCGTTCCTGCTCGGCCGGCGCGAGGCCGCCGCGGGCCTGCCGGGACCGAGCCGGTTCAGCCGGACGTGCGCGCTGCTGATCCCCGCGGTGACAGTGCCTTTCCAGGTGATCGACCTCGTCGCCAACTTCGACATCGACGTCACGCTGCCGCTGCACCTGTGCGACCTGGCCTGGATCGCGGCCACCTGGGCGCTGTGGACGCACCACCCGTTCCCGGTGACGCTGACCTACTTCTGGGGCCTGACGCTGACCATCCAGGGGGTGCTGACGCCCTCGCTCAACGAGGACCTGCCGCACCCGCGCTACTTCGCGTTCTGGGCGCTGCACCTGCTCATCGTGTGGGCGGCGGTCTACCTCGTGCTGGGGCTGCGCAAGGCGCCGCGGTGGCGCGACTACCGGGCGGCGGTCGCGACCACGCTGGGGTGGGCCGTGGCGACGTACGTCTTCAACGTCGTGGCCGACACCAACTACGGCTACCTGGTGCGCAAGCCGGCGACGTCGATCCTCGACCTCCTCGGGCCGTGGCCGTGGTACGTGCTCGAGGAGATCGGGATCGTCGTCGTGGTGTGGGCGCTGCTCACGCTCGGTGCGCAGCGCCTGGCCCGGGAGTGA
- a CDS encoding SixA phosphatase family protein — translation MDNQRLLVVVRHAKAEPFAASDVERVLTDRGRHDGAALGAWLAAQGVRPGVAYVSYAARTRETWHVMAGAAAWVLAPHIDGNLYGTDEDGVLELVHTTPEDVATVVVVGHNPTMGMLAQLLDDGEGAATGAVATEGFPTSAAAVFAVPGPWAEVEPMAARLVGFHVGRAADA, via the coding sequence GTGGACAACCAACGGCTGCTGGTCGTCGTGCGACACGCCAAGGCCGAACCGTTCGCCGCCTCCGACGTCGAGCGCGTCCTGACCGACCGGGGGCGTCACGACGGCGCCGCGCTGGGCGCGTGGCTGGCGGCCCAGGGGGTGCGCCCGGGCGTCGCCTACGTGTCGTACGCCGCCCGGACCCGCGAGACCTGGCACGTCATGGCCGGCGCCGCGGCGTGGGTGCTCGCGCCCCACATCGACGGCAACCTCTACGGCACCGACGAGGACGGCGTCCTCGAGCTCGTGCACACCACGCCCGAGGACGTCGCGACCGTGGTCGTGGTCGGCCACAACCCGACGATGGGCATGCTGGCCCAGCTGCTCGACGACGGTGAGGGAGCGGCCACCGGCGCGGTCGCGACCGAGGGCTTCCCGACGAGCGCGGCGGCCGTGTTCGCCGTACCGGGGCCGTGGGCCGAGGTCGAGCCGATGGCGGCCCGCCTCGTCGGGTTCCACGTCGGCCGCGCCGCCGACGCCTAG
- a CDS encoding serine hydrolase domain-containing protein encodes MTTPYDDRLAALQRAGRLASVSAAVARAGDPVWHGSLVADPATPDLGPATSYRIGSITKTLTAVLVLQLRDEGRLDLADPVGRFVPGAGYAEATLRDLLAHTAGLQSEPAGSWWERSPGVGIDALLAANDGAGRVAGAGEYFHYSNLGFALLGEVVARLHGAPWWEVVRARLLDPLGMGATTYLPPEDHAPGRSVDHFAHTLSPEPLTDTGAMAPAGQLWSTPADLLRWADFLVTGHPGVLSAATLAEMATPTALGGDYGLGLRVLAVEGRTLVGHTGSMPGFQASLFADRASRDAVAVLANATTGLDTDAAPGVLLGLTAAPAGGAPWRPSAVPVPDPVAAVLGVWFWGNTAFGFEWTGGELVVRDLRNGEVEDRFVLRPGGDAFTGTEGYHRGETLRAVRRPGGEVSHLECATFVWTRTPYDPRAPIPGGLA; translated from the coding sequence ATGACCACGCCGTACGACGACCGGCTGGCCGCGCTCCAACGAGCCGGCCGGCTGGCGTCGGTCAGCGCCGCGGTCGCCCGCGCCGGTGACCCGGTGTGGCACGGCAGCCTGGTCGCCGACCCGGCCACGCCGGACCTCGGTCCGGCGACCTCCTACCGGATCGGGTCGATCACCAAGACCCTGACCGCGGTGCTGGTCCTCCAGCTGCGCGACGAGGGCCGGCTCGACCTGGCCGACCCGGTGGGCCGGTTCGTCCCCGGGGCCGGCTACGCCGAGGCCACCCTGCGCGACCTGCTCGCCCACACCGCCGGCCTGCAGAGCGAGCCGGCCGGGTCCTGGTGGGAGCGCTCGCCCGGGGTCGGCATCGACGCCCTGCTCGCGGCCAACGACGGCGCGGGCCGGGTGGCGGGCGCGGGGGAGTACTTCCACTACTCCAACCTCGGCTTCGCGCTGCTCGGCGAGGTCGTCGCCCGGCTGCACGGGGCGCCGTGGTGGGAGGTGGTGCGCGCGCGGCTGCTCGACCCGCTCGGCATGGGCGCGACGACGTACCTGCCGCCGGAGGACCACGCCCCCGGGCGCAGCGTCGACCACTTCGCCCACACGCTGAGCCCCGAGCCGCTCACCGACACCGGTGCGATGGCGCCGGCCGGGCAGCTCTGGAGCACCCCGGCGGACCTGCTGCGCTGGGCCGACTTCCTCGTCACCGGGCACCCCGGTGTGCTGAGCGCCGCGACCCTGGCCGAGATGGCCACGCCGACCGCACTGGGCGGCGACTACGGCCTCGGCCTGCGGGTGCTCGCGGTCGAGGGCCGGACGCTGGTCGGGCACACCGGCTCGATGCCCGGCTTCCAGGCCTCGCTGTTCGCCGACCGCGCGAGCCGTGACGCCGTCGCGGTCCTGGCCAACGCCACGACCGGGCTCGACACCGACGCCGCGCCGGGCGTGCTGCTGGGCCTCACCGCGGCGCCCGCCGGCGGCGCGCCGTGGCGCCCGTCCGCCGTACCCGTGCCGGACCCGGTGGCCGCGGTACTGGGCGTGTGGTTCTGGGGCAACACGGCCTTCGGCTTCGAGTGGACCGGTGGCGAGCTCGTCGTGCGTGACCTGCGCAATGGCGAGGTCGAGGACCGGTTCGTCCTGCGGCCCGGGGGCGACGCCTTCACCGGGACCGAGGGCTACCACCGCGGCGAGACCCTGCGCGCCGTACGCCGTCCGGGCGGCGAGGTGAGCCACCTGGAGTGCGCGACCTTCGTGTGGACCCGGACGCCGTACGACCCGCGGGCGCCGATCCCCGGCGGCCTGGCATGA
- a CDS encoding DUF3099 domain-containing protein translates to MSSSRPLHPRGHHDDAIRITTAGSSPQADIARRQRKYVIAMSIRTLCFIGAAITGAAGIHWLWPLLIAGAIILPYVAVVAANAEDSRSTELPLTGGGDAQRQLGEGGGHD, encoded by the coding sequence ATGTCCTCCTCGCGGCCGCTCCACCCCCGCGGGCACCACGACGACGCGATCCGGATCACGACCGCCGGTTCCAGCCCGCAGGCCGACATCGCGCGCCGCCAGCGCAAGTACGTCATCGCCATGTCGATCCGCACGCTGTGCTTCATCGGCGCGGCGATCACCGGCGCGGCGGGCATCCACTGGCTGTGGCCGCTGCTCATCGCGGGCGCCATCATCCTGCCGTACGTCGCCGTGGTCGCGGCCAACGCCGAGGACAGCCGCTCCACCGAGCTGCCGCTGACCGGTGGTGGGGACGCGCAGCGCCAGCTGGGCGAGGGTGGCGGGCATGACTGA
- a CDS encoding dodecin — translation MSNRTYRVTEIVGTSPDGIDQAIRNGVVRAGQTLRHLDWFEVEGVRGQIKDGQVEHFQVTMKVGFRLEDDE, via the coding sequence ATGTCCAACCGCACCTACCGCGTCACCGAGATCGTCGGCACCTCCCCGGACGGCATCGACCAGGCCATCCGCAACGGCGTCGTCCGCGCCGGGCAGACCCTGCGCCACCTCGACTGGTTCGAGGTCGAGGGGGTGCGCGGCCAGATCAAGGACGGCCAGGTCGAGCACTTCCAGGTCACCATGAAGGTCGGCTTCCGCCTGGAGGACGACGAGTAG
- a CDS encoding bifunctional nuclease family protein: MREVDVMGVRVEMPSNQPIVLLREVAGDRYLPIWIGAVEATAIAFAQQGVTPPRPLTHDLMKDILSATGNELSEVRITDVRDGVFFATLVFASGAEVSARPSDSIALALRTGTTIYCDDAVLAEAGLSAPAEEEDEVEAFREFLDHVSPEDFESGQG, translated from the coding sequence ATGCGCGAGGTCGACGTCATGGGTGTGCGGGTGGAGATGCCGTCCAACCAGCCGATCGTGCTGCTGCGCGAGGTGGCCGGCGATCGCTACCTGCCGATCTGGATCGGCGCCGTCGAGGCGACCGCGATCGCCTTCGCCCAGCAGGGCGTCACGCCGCCGCGGCCGCTGACCCACGACCTGATGAAGGACATCCTCTCCGCCACCGGCAACGAGCTCAGCGAGGTCCGGATCACCGACGTGCGTGACGGCGTCTTCTTCGCCACGCTCGTCTTCGCCTCCGGCGCCGAGGTCAGTGCCCGGCCCTCCGACTCGATCGCCCTGGCGCTGCGCACCGGGACGACGATCTACTGCGACGACGCGGTCCTGGCCGAGGCCGGGCTCTCCGCGCCGGCCGAGGAGGAGGACGAGGTCGAGGCCTTCCGGGAGTTCCTCGACCACGTCTCGCCCGAGGACTTCGAGTCCGGTCAAGGGTGA
- a CDS encoding thioesterase family protein — translation MNENTFQFSWFRQSAAGFDPLPFAQSLWRSDQMHGVAVSGLLARALEHAVRDAGRTGLVPARYHVDLFRPARMITTTASARIVREGTRLLLLDAVVEQEGEVVARAGATFLAPSAAAPGEVWASSAERPTPPPAELLPPAGEHHVPFFASAQPWSDDFGDHQNAGRHQTWQTAVPIVEGEECTPFQAVASIADATSMVTNWGAAGVEHINTDIDLALCRMPDSSRLGLRALDHLGSDGIVVGTAEVFDSTGVVGTATVTALANTRRTVDLSAGVESHGSA, via the coding sequence GTGAACGAGAACACGTTCCAGTTTTCCTGGTTCCGTCAGTCCGCCGCCGGCTTCGACCCGCTGCCGTTCGCGCAGAGCCTGTGGCGCAGCGACCAGATGCACGGCGTGGCGGTCAGCGGCCTGCTCGCGCGGGCGCTGGAGCACGCCGTGCGCGACGCCGGCCGGACCGGACTGGTCCCGGCGCGCTACCACGTCGACCTGTTCCGCCCGGCCCGGATGATCACCACGACGGCCTCCGCGCGGATCGTGCGCGAGGGGACGCGCCTGCTCCTGCTCGACGCCGTGGTCGAGCAGGAGGGCGAGGTGGTCGCCCGCGCCGGCGCGACCTTCCTGGCGCCCTCGGCCGCCGCGCCCGGCGAGGTCTGGGCCTCCTCGGCCGAGAGGCCGACCCCACCGCCGGCCGAGCTGCTGCCGCCGGCCGGTGAGCACCACGTCCCGTTCTTCGCGAGCGCGCAGCCCTGGTCGGACGACTTCGGCGACCACCAGAACGCCGGACGGCACCAGACCTGGCAGACCGCCGTCCCGATCGTCGAGGGCGAGGAGTGCACGCCCTTCCAGGCCGTCGCCTCGATCGCCGACGCGACGAGCATGGTGACCAACTGGGGCGCGGCCGGCGTCGAGCACATCAACACCGACATCGACCTCGCGCTCTGCCGGATGCCCGACAGCAGCCGGCTCGGCCTGCGCGCGCTGGACCACCTCGGCTCCGACGGGATCGTCGTCGGCACGGCCGAGGTCTTCGACAGCACCGGCGTCGTCGGCACCGCCACCGTCACCGCCCTGGCCAACACCCGTCGTACGGTCGACCTGTCGGCCGGGGTGGAGTCGCACGGCTCCGCGTGA
- a CDS encoding acetone carboxylase produces MTEAEAGPDLCSAKGCRTAAQWQLLWNNPKIHTPERRKTWLACDEHRASLESFLGARGFLKETVPHVAA; encoded by the coding sequence ATGACTGAGGCCGAGGCCGGGCCCGACCTCTGCTCGGCCAAGGGCTGCCGTACGGCGGCGCAGTGGCAGCTGCTGTGGAACAACCCCAAGATCCACACCCCCGAGCGCCGCAAGACCTGGCTCGCCTGCGACGAGCACCGCGCTTCGCTCGAGAGCTTCCTCGGCGCCCGCGGCTTCCTCAAGGAGACCGTGCCGCACGTCGCGGCCTGA
- the fabI gene encoding enoyl-ACP reductase FabI, whose protein sequence is MSGILDGKNILVAGVTLDSSIGFAVAKFAQEQGATVLVSNFGQALRITRRIVKRLPELPEVIELDVTDAEHLAALPDAIRAALGPAAVLDGVVHSIAYGNPETLLGGKFLEGPWEDVAQAVQVSAYSLKSLAVACRPLMSNGGSVVGLTFDASVAWPVYDWMGVAKAGLESCARYLARDLGGDKIRVNLVSAGPLRTLAAKAIPGFEDLESMWTTKSPLGWDNTDQEPTAKAVCALLSDLFPATTGEIVHVDGGFHAMGA, encoded by the coding sequence ATGAGCGGAATCCTCGACGGCAAGAACATCCTGGTCGCGGGCGTCACGCTCGACTCCTCGATCGGCTTCGCGGTGGCGAAGTTCGCCCAGGAGCAGGGCGCGACGGTGCTCGTGTCCAACTTCGGGCAGGCGCTGCGGATCACCCGCCGCATCGTCAAGCGGCTCCCCGAGCTGCCCGAGGTCATCGAGCTCGACGTCACCGACGCCGAGCACCTCGCAGCGCTCCCGGACGCGATCCGTGCGGCCCTGGGCCCGGCCGCCGTGCTCGACGGCGTCGTGCACTCGATCGCCTACGGCAACCCCGAGACGCTGCTCGGTGGCAAGTTCCTCGAGGGCCCGTGGGAGGACGTCGCGCAGGCCGTGCAGGTCTCGGCGTACTCGCTGAAGTCGCTGGCCGTGGCCTGCCGCCCGCTGATGAGCAACGGCGGCTCCGTGGTCGGGCTGACCTTCGACGCGAGCGTGGCGTGGCCGGTCTACGACTGGATGGGCGTCGCCAAGGCGGGCCTGGAGTCGTGCGCCCGCTACCTGGCCCGCGACCTCGGCGGCGACAAGATCCGGGTCAACCTGGTCTCGGCCGGCCCGCTGCGCACGCTGGCCGCCAAGGCGATCCCCGGCTTCGAGGACCTCGAGTCGATGTGGACCACCAAGTCGCCGCTCGGCTGGGACAACACCGACCAGGAGCCCACCGCCAAGGCGGTCTGCGCGCTGCTGTCCGACCTGTTCCCGGCGACGACGGGCGAGATCGTCCACGTCGACGGCGGCTTCCACGCGATGGGCGCCTGA